In one Desulfovermiculus halophilus DSM 18834 genomic region, the following are encoded:
- a CDS encoding phosphoribosylformylglycinamidine synthase subunit PurQ: MSQVRVLVLTGYGTNCERETAHVCRIAGADEVIVAHFADLVQEACCLDDFQLLVFPGGFLDGDHLGAAQAAASRFRHTMTRSGRSLVQDIMDLHARGGAILGICNGFQLLVKLGLLPATNSGYLTREVSLGHNDSARFEDRWVHLRPNPDSPCIFTRDLDNLYFPVRHGEGKLIAKDQNALHSLEQNGHIALQYTDRFGRITQDYPANPNGSDLAIAGLTDPTGRIFGLMPHPEAFNHRTNHPSWTRGEQAPSGTAIFARGIDSLRRNPAG, from the coding sequence ATGAGCCAGGTACGAGTGCTGGTATTGACCGGATACGGGACGAACTGCGAGCGGGAAACCGCCCATGTCTGCCGCATTGCCGGAGCGGACGAGGTGATTGTTGCCCATTTCGCGGATTTGGTGCAAGAGGCCTGCTGTCTGGATGATTTCCAGCTTTTGGTCTTCCCCGGGGGATTTCTGGACGGCGATCACCTGGGTGCCGCCCAGGCCGCAGCATCAAGATTTCGGCACACTATGACCCGATCCGGCCGTTCTCTGGTCCAGGACATCATGGACCTTCATGCCAGAGGGGGGGCAATCCTGGGGATCTGCAACGGCTTCCAGCTCCTGGTCAAGCTGGGTCTTTTGCCGGCCACAAACTCCGGATACCTTACCCGCGAGGTCAGCCTGGGCCACAACGACTCCGCCCGTTTTGAGGACCGCTGGGTCCACCTGCGGCCCAATCCGGACTCGCCGTGTATTTTTACCCGAGACTTGGACAACCTGTATTTTCCGGTCCGGCACGGAGAAGGCAAACTGATTGCCAAAGACCAAAACGCCCTGCACTCCCTGGAACAGAACGGACATATCGCCTTGCAGTACACCGACCGCTTCGGCCGAATAACCCAGGACTATCCGGCCAATCCCAACGGCTCAGATCTGGCGATCGCCGGCCTGACCGATCCCACCGGCCGGATCTTCGGCCTGATGCCCCATCCCGAAGCATTTAACCACCGGACCAACCATCCGTCGTGGACCAGGGGAGAACAAGCCCCTTCCGGCACAGCCATCTTTGCCCGGGGCATTGATTCTTTGCGCCGCAATCCAGCAGGATGA
- the tadA gene encoding tRNA adenosine(34) deaminase TadA has protein sequence MKSEVDWTFWMQAALKEARNAEMLDEVPVGALVLDANLRVLGSGHNTPISSQDPTAHAEIVALRRACRRQGNYRLTGSVIVCTLEPCCMCAGALVQARISGIVFGARDPKAGALVSRMHFPQDYGWLNHSFWIQEGVCDRECSQLLQSFFARRRSSKTGQ, from the coding sequence ATGAAAAGCGAGGTTGACTGGACCTTCTGGATGCAGGCGGCTTTGAAGGAGGCTCGGAACGCCGAGATGCTGGACGAGGTTCCGGTGGGGGCCCTGGTTTTGGATGCAAACCTGCGGGTGCTCGGTTCCGGGCACAATACCCCGATCAGCAGTCAGGACCCGACAGCCCATGCCGAGATTGTCGCCCTGCGCAGGGCGTGTCGCAGACAGGGCAACTACCGGTTGACTGGTTCGGTCATAGTTTGTACCCTGGAACCTTGCTGTATGTGCGCTGGAGCACTGGTTCAAGCCAGAATTTCCGGCATCGTCTTCGGAGCTAGAGACCCCAAGGCCGGAGCCCTGGTTTCCCGGATGCACTTTCCCCAGGACTATGGATGGCTGAACCATTCTTTTTGGATTCAGGAGGGAGTCTGTGACCGGGAATGCTCGCAGCTCCTGCAGAGTTTTTTCGCTCGCCGCCGGAGTTCAAAAACCGGGCAATAA
- a CDS encoding deoxyhypusine synthase family protein, protein MDENQKFRNVAKMLKPDSLGLEPLVPLDPDEIDDFDDLLWSMSKTAFGGRRLGEALDVLQTMVEDPDCHVVGTFSGAMTVAKMGPLLCRMIEKGWLNTVISTGALMAHGFIESIGLKHYKYKPGEMSDPELCQAGLNRVYDTLESEFNFIEAEKIIYAVLDQLDKSQVFSSRSVCAAIGKYLHQNVQGMGILKSAYERDVPVYIPAFTDSELALDIASYMIKLTPEIADHDIQAEGLPFQFNPFADLFDYTRRMVNSKRLGIFTIGGGVPRNWAQQMGPFVEMAKQTHPDLSWPYSRFQYGVRICPEPDHWGGLSGCTYQEGVSWGKFAPPSQGGRFAEVISDATIAWPLLVKGLQKRLEKGEHGQASK, encoded by the coding sequence ATGGATGAAAACCAGAAATTTCGCAATGTCGCCAAGATGCTCAAGCCGGACTCCCTGGGCCTTGAGCCCTTGGTTCCCCTGGACCCGGACGAGATCGATGATTTTGATGATCTGCTGTGGTCCATGTCCAAGACTGCTTTCGGCGGCCGGCGCCTGGGGGAGGCCCTGGATGTTCTGCAGACCATGGTCGAGGACCCGGACTGTCATGTGGTGGGCACCTTTTCCGGGGCCATGACCGTGGCCAAAATGGGCCCTCTGCTGTGCAGGATGATCGAAAAAGGATGGCTGAACACGGTCATTTCCACCGGAGCGCTGATGGCCCATGGGTTCATTGAGTCCATCGGCCTGAAGCACTACAAATACAAGCCCGGAGAGATGAGCGATCCAGAGCTTTGTCAGGCCGGGTTGAACCGGGTCTACGACACCCTGGAATCGGAATTCAATTTTATTGAGGCCGAAAAAATCATCTATGCGGTCCTGGATCAGCTGGACAAGAGCCAAGTCTTTTCCTCCCGTTCGGTCTGTGCAGCTATAGGCAAGTACCTGCACCAGAATGTCCAGGGCATGGGGATTTTGAAGAGCGCCTATGAACGAGATGTCCCGGTCTATATCCCCGCGTTTACAGATTCCGAACTGGCTTTGGACATCGCTTCCTACATGATCAAGCTCACGCCGGAGATCGCGGATCACGACATCCAGGCCGAGGGGCTTCCGTTTCAGTTTAACCCGTTTGCCGATCTCTTTGACTACACCCGGCGGATGGTCAACTCCAAGCGCCTGGGCATATTCACCATCGGAGGAGGTGTCCCCAGGAACTGGGCCCAGCAGATGGGGCCTTTTGTGGAGATGGCCAAGCAGACCCATCCGGATTTGTCCTGGCCTTACTCCCGGTTTCAGTACGGAGTGCGCATCTGCCCGGAGCCTGACCATTGGGGGGGGCTCTCCGGATGCACCTACCAGGAGGGCGTGTCCTGGGGGAAGTTCGCCCCGCCTTCCCAGGGCGGCAGGTTTGCTGAAGTCATATCCGATGCGACCATAGCCTGGCCACTTCTGGTCAAGGGCCTGCAAAAGCGGCTGGAAAAAGGGGAGCACGGACAGGCATCGAAGTGA
- a CDS encoding ammonium transporter: MESVLEIRYALDTFYFLVSGMLVMWMAAGFSMLEAGMVRSMNTVEILTKNIALYSIACIMYMLIGYNIMYGDGGSVLPGLGFLVQGDNSVQSVLAGGEQAPYYSSMADFFFQVVFVATAMSVVSGAVAERMKLWAFLLFSVVMTGVLYPVHGYWTWGGGFLDQLGFSDYAGSGIVHMAGAAAALAGVLILGPRRGKYGPGGKISPIPGSNLPLSALGTFILWMGWFGFNGGSELKVSDVESANAVAMVFANTNMAAASGMIVALTVSQLSFGKADLTMGLNGALAGLVAITAEPSAPSMILASGIGAVGGIIVVLSIVALDKMGIDDPVGAISVHGVCGVWGLLAVLFSSPEASLAGQVVGIAVIFAWMFGTSLALWLGLKAVIGIRISEEVEYSGMDSSECGMEAYPEFMGAKGGE, encoded by the coding sequence GTGGAATCCGTCCTTGAAATACGTTATGCGCTGGATACGTTCTATTTTTTGGTTTCCGGGATGCTGGTCATGTGGATGGCCGCTGGGTTTTCCATGCTTGAGGCCGGCATGGTCAGATCCATGAATACAGTTGAAATCCTGACCAAGAACATCGCCCTGTATTCCATAGCCTGCATCATGTACATGCTCATCGGCTACAATATCATGTACGGAGATGGAGGATCTGTTCTCCCCGGACTGGGATTCCTGGTTCAAGGCGACAACAGTGTGCAGAGTGTCCTGGCTGGAGGAGAGCAGGCACCGTATTACTCCTCCATGGCTGATTTCTTTTTTCAGGTCGTGTTTGTGGCCACGGCTATGTCCGTGGTTTCCGGGGCTGTGGCCGAGCGGATGAAGCTGTGGGCTTTTCTCCTTTTCTCCGTGGTCATGACCGGTGTGCTCTATCCGGTGCATGGGTATTGGACCTGGGGAGGCGGTTTTCTGGATCAGCTCGGGTTTTCCGATTATGCGGGATCCGGGATCGTGCACATGGCCGGAGCGGCGGCGGCCCTGGCCGGGGTGCTCATTCTGGGGCCCAGGCGGGGCAAGTACGGGCCTGGAGGAAAAATCTCGCCCATCCCCGGTTCAAACCTTCCATTGTCCGCCCTGGGGACTTTTATCTTATGGATGGGCTGGTTTGGCTTCAACGGAGGCTCAGAGCTCAAGGTCTCGGATGTGGAATCGGCCAATGCCGTGGCCATGGTGTTCGCCAACACCAATATGGCCGCAGCCTCAGGCATGATCGTGGCTTTAACGGTTTCCCAGCTGAGCTTTGGCAAGGCCGATCTGACCATGGGCCTCAACGGCGCCCTTGCCGGTCTGGTGGCCATAACTGCGGAGCCCAGCGCACCATCGATGATTCTAGCCAGCGGCATAGGAGCAGTGGGGGGGATCATTGTCGTCCTTTCCATAGTGGCTTTGGACAAGATGGGCATAGACGATCCGGTAGGAGCCATCTCAGTTCACGGGGTGTGCGGCGTATGGGGGCTGTTGGCCGTGTTGTTCTCCAGTCCGGAGGCCTCCCTTGCAGGACAGGTTGTGGGCATTGCGGTTATTTTTGCCTGGATGTTCGGCACAAGCCTTGCTTTGTGGCTGGGCTTAAAGGCGGTTATAGGCATCAGGATCAGCGAGGAGGTGGAGTACAGCGGTATGGACTCCTCTGAGTGCGGCATGGAGGCGTACCCTGAGTTCATGGGGGCCAAAGGAGGTGAGTAA
- a CDS encoding P-II family nitrogen regulator: MKKIEAVIKPFRLNAVKDGLTALGVQGMTISEVRGFGRQKGHQEIYRGAEYEVDLIPKVKIEVVVEDEQLGQVMGAIQRNAQTGKIGDGKIFVSPIDDAMRIRTGESGSNAL, from the coding sequence ATGAAAAAGATTGAAGCAGTCATCAAGCCGTTCAGGCTGAATGCGGTCAAGGATGGATTGACTGCCCTGGGGGTGCAGGGGATGACAATCAGCGAAGTCCGGGGGTTCGGAAGGCAGAAGGGACACCAGGAGATCTATCGGGGGGCGGAGTACGAAGTCGACTTGATCCCCAAGGTGAAGATTGAGGTGGTGGTTGAGGATGAGCAGCTTGGCCAGGTGATGGGGGCTATCCAGCGCAATGCGCAGACCGGAAAGATCGGAGACGGCAAGATATTTGTCTCGCCCATTGACGACGCTATGCGCATCCGGACTGGAGAATCCGGATCAAATGCACTTTAA